From Methylococcus capsulatus:
GCATAGGCCCATCGTCAGCCAGGACCTGGAAGACCATTATCGGGGGTGGAAAATCACGCTATGCCGGAGAGCTGGGAGGGTTCCAACTGCGACTATTTCCGGACCGTCGATTACGGCAACCCCGGTTTGGTCGTCCCGACCGGTTTTCGGATGCTGAAGCGGGGGTTCATCACACCCTGCGGTGATCTGCCCGCCAGCGACTGGGTGAAGCCGTCAACCGGCAGCAGTTGCAAGAATTAGGCGCCGGATGCCGCCGCGTGCGGTTACCGGAGCGGAGCGGGGCAGTCTGGCTGGTGACCACATGGCATCCCTCGATCAGCTTATCCTGAACCTCGGCCTGTTCTTTCTCGGACTCAGGCTGGTCGGCCAGAGCCTTTCCGAACTGGGCGGCGGCGGTTTTCGCCACTCGGTCAGGGCGGCCACCCACACCCCGCCGCGGGCTTCGCTGCTCGGTGTCATGATCGGTGCGCTGACCCAGAGCGCCACCGCCGTGACCTTCATTCTGGCCAGCATGCTCGGCAGCGGCCTGATCAAGCCGCCGGCGGCCCGCCTCGCTGTGGTCTGGTCCAACGTCGGCCTCACCGCCCTGACCTTTCTCGCCGTCATCGACATCCATCCGCTGGTAGCCTATTTCGTGGGGGGGGCCGGCATCGCCCTGGGTTCGGTGCGCCTGAAGCCGTGGAGCACCATCGCCGCTGCCCTGCTTGGCGTCGGTCTGTTGCTGTTGGCGCTGGAAAATATCGGGGCGGAGGCCGCTCCGCTGAAGAACGAACCCTGGTTCCGGCAAGGTTTGGATGCCGCCCGGGATTCACCCTGGGTTGCCTTCGTCTGTGGCTTTGGTGCGGCGGCGTTGTTGCAGTCCAATGCGGGAGCGACAATGCTGGTGATCACCTTGTGCGGAGCAGGTGCGATGCCGGTATCCGCCGCGCTGCCGATGATTTACGGCAGCAATTTGGGAGCGATTCCGCTGCGGGCCATGCTGGCGCTCGGCCTGAAGGGCGACGCCATCCGCCTGGTCCGTACCGAGGACCTGTTCTGCCTCGTCAGCGGTCTGCTGATGATGGCGTTGTTCGTCGGCGAGCGCTGCGGAGTGCCGCTGGTGGGTGCTTTGTCGGCGGCGCTGACGGCTTCGTCGTCCGGCCAGCTCGCCGTGGCCTTCCTGTTTTCGAACCTGCTGCCCGCACTGGTGCTTTCCCCCTTCCTCTCCACCTGCGCCCGCCTGCTCGACCGCTTCTGGCCACCGGCTCCGGAAAAGATGCTGGGCGAACCGGCTTTCCTGTCCAGCCATGCACTTGCGGATCCTTCCACCGCGCTTGATCTCCTCGCCAAGGAACTGGGGAGGCTGCTCGGTTCGGTGCGGGTGGCGCCGCGCCGATTAGACAGAGGAGAGCCGTCCGCCGACCCGGATACCGACCTGCTGGGGCCTGAATTCGTCCGGCTCGCCGCCGCCATCGAGACGTTCTGTCTGAAGCTGGCCTTGCGCGACGGCCTCGGGCCGCCGGAAACCGTCCGTCTGCACCGGTTCCGGACGGCGCTCGCCATCGTGTGGCATATCGCCGAAGCGTGTGCCGAGTTTTCCCTCCACCTCGATACGGTGCCCGAACCGGTTGGCGCCGTAGCCCATCCTCTGCGCATCCGGTTGGAGCACCTGCTGGCGCTGGCGGCGGCAGCGGTCGCATCGCTGGATCTGGCAGGAATCGCCGAATTCCGTGCCCAGACCCGCCGCCACGGCGAACCGATCACGGCGCTTCGGCAGGCGTATGCGGACGGGCTGGCTGCCCTGGAAACAGAGCAGAGCATCGAAGCCGGTATTCTGGATACTGACTTCGAGCTGTGCATATGGCTGCTGCATCGCCTCGCCAAACTGCTCCCCGCCCTGGTTTCCCGACCGGTGGCCGGTGCTTTAATGTGAAGCGGTTCTTCTTCCTCCTCTCCCGCTTTGTAAAGACCGGAGAGGGGGCGAACCCGGCTGCTTGGAATGATCGTCAAGGCGGCTCCGGGCCGTTTTCTTTCTTGCCGTCGCGCTTCCCTCTCTTCCGCTTGGGCTTGACCTGATTTTCGGCCGCCGGCGTCTGCTTGAACGACCAGTCGATCCGCGCTGCAGCGATGACCCCGGCCCGCGTGCCGATGGCGGCGCCGGCCGGGCCTGCCAGGCTGCCACCCACTGCACCCAAAACGGCGGCCGTGACGGTTTCCCCGGTGTAGTCGCGGGCGACCTGGCCCAACCAATCGCCTACCCCCGCCTTGGCCGCGTTTTGCCCGGCAACAGGTTCGTCCCCGGCCTCGCCTTGCATCTGGCGGCAGACTTCCGTGGCGGCTTTGGCCCCGGCCTCGCTGGCCAGCGCCTCACCGACCACGGCGCCCACCAGGCCGCCCGCAGGTCCCGCCAGCGATGCGCCGATGGCGGTGCCCGCAGCGATTCCTGCAGCTTCCCCGGCTTTTTCCCCCGCCTTTCGGCTGACGGCCCTGGCGATGTCCCCCAGGTGCTTTCCCGCGTCGATCTGCGGATCGGCGGCTTCCGGATGTAAGGCCTCGTGGGTGAGGTCGTAACCCATCTTCGCCCCCACCGTCTGGCCGGCGAAAGCGCCGATCTGGGCACCCACCACGGTTCCGCCCGGTCCTGCCACGGATCCGAGGACGCCGCCGATCACGCCGCCGATGGCTTCCCCCGCCGCAAGACCCGCTACGGCGCCGCCCACTGCGGCGGGGTCCACCTTTTCACCCGCCGCGCGGGCTGCCTGTTTGGTCGCTTCGATCGCCGGTGTGATCGTTTTTGCCGTTTTCCCTGCTGCCGAGCGGACGGTCTGCCGCACGGTCTCCAGCGCGGTCCCGCTCCAGGAGGCGGCCCGCTTGGCCCATGCAGCAAGCCTCCGCCCGGCCCATTCGAGCGGCTTCACAGTGCCCCCAGTCGCTGGCGGTGAGGCGCTTGGACCCTGTCGGTGGTTTTCATGGCGGCCCGGTCCTTCCGGAAAAAAGTCGTTGCTGAAATCCATGTCACTCGATCGTTTCGGCGCCGTACCGGAAAACTTTCAAGGTGTCGGACCAGTAATCCTCCGGCAGCCCCGTCTTGAGCTTGAGCTGGCGCAAGAACGCCGCCGGCCGTGGCAGGGCCTCCCACACGGAAGGCAGGAAGGTGCCGCGCAGGGGGCCTTCCTGAAGAATCAGACCGTCGACGCCGGGTTTGAGTTGTCGGATCAGGTCGCGCTCGGAGCTGAAACTCATGGGCTGTGGCGGCGTAAGGAGGGAGATATGGAGGGCCAGCGCGTCGACTTCCTCGGCTGTGACGGGCGGGAAGCGCGGGTCGCGGAAAGCCGCGGAAAAGGCATTGTCGGCTACGTCGACGGCGAGCGGCTTGATCGCTTCCAGGCAGCCGATGCAGCCGCGCAGCGCATCGCCTTTCTTCAGTGTGACGAAAGTCGCGCGCCGCTCCATGAGTTGCGGAGGCAGGTCCGCAAGCTCGACCGGGAGGGGGCAGCCGGTTGTGAGACCGTGCCGGATCGACGCACGGGCAAGGTCCAGTAGGTACCGCCGGTGTCCGGGTTCAAGCGGGCAAGTGCCCTGATTCGATGACATAGGCTCCGTATCCTACGACACTGTCCTTGGAACCGGCAGTATCGCCGGAATTGCGCAGATCGACCGTTTTCGCCGAAAGACCCCGGCGGCGTGCGGCGATGAGGAGGCCCGCGATCGGTAGCCGTCCGCAGGCGTCTTCGAAGCCGATGTCCTCGGGCTGCAGCGACTCGATGGCGTCGGAGGTCGCCCGGTCCATCCGCCGGGCCGTCGCGTAGTCGTGATAATGGCTCAAATCCGAGCTGGCGACGATGAGGGTTTCGTCCCCGCCCCACACCAGGTCGATCGCCTCGGCGACCTGGCCCGGCTCCGCATCGCCCACGACGATCGGTACCAGCTTGAAATCTTCGAGCACTTCCTGCAGGAAAGGCAGGTGGACTTCGAGACTGTGCTCCAGCATGTGAGCCTGGTCCAGGATCTGTACGAAAGGCAGGGCGGTGAGCGCCGCCTGGGCCTTGAGGTCCAGGGGGATTTCGCCCAAGGGGGTCGAAAAGCTTTGGGCGCTGCTCAGAGCGAGCCCACGGAAAGCGACGCGGTGCGAGGGGCCCAGCAGCACGACGCGGCGAATGCTGTGTCGCAAAGGTTTAAGCAAGGCATAGGCGTTGGCGGCGACGGGGCCGGAATAAACGTAGCCGGCGTGGGGGGCGATCAATGCCTTGGGCGGGCGTCCAACGGCCTTCGCTTCACCGAGGAGGCCTTGCAGCATGGCATGGAGCTGGCGGCGGTCCGCGGGATAAAACAGACCGGCGACGGCGGGAGCTCGAACGGATCGCATGGCGCCCTCCTGCATTATGAAGAAGAAACACTTGCCTGGCGGCTACAGAATTCATACTGTAGCTCTGCTTGTCAACTTTCCGTTGTTCCGGGGGTGCGTCATGGACACCAATACCGATGCTGTCGAAGCCTTTCCCACCCGGTTCTGGCATCTCCTGGAGGACGGCCGCGTCCAGTGCGACGTCTGTCCCCGCTTCTGCAAGCTGCACGAGGGTCAGCGCGGTCTGTGCTTCGTGCGGGGCAACGTCGGCGGCAAAGTGGTGCTGCTGTCTTACGGCCGTTCCAGCGGGTTCTGCGTCGATCCCATCGAGAAGAAGCCGCTCAACCATTTCCTGCCAGGAACGCCGGTGTTTTCTTTCGGCACCGCCGGCTGCAACCTGGCCTGCAAGTTCTGCCAGAACTGGGACATCAGTAAATCGCGCGAAATGGATTCGCTGCTGGACCGCGCCAGCCCCGAGGCGATCGCCAGGACCGCCAAGGCACTGGGCTGTCGCAGCGTGGCCTATACCTACAACGATCCGGTCATTTTCCACGAATACACTATCGACACTGCGCGTGCCTGCCGCGAGCTCGGCATCAAATCGGTCGCCGTTTCCGCCGGCTACCAGTGCGCCGAGCCGCGCGCCGAGTTCTACCGCTACATGGATGCCGCCAACATCGACCTGAAAGCGTTCACCGAAGACTTCTACCACAGGATTTGCGGCGGCCATCTGCAGCCGGTGCTGGAAACCTTGGAATACATCAAGCATGAAACGCAGGTCTGGTTGGAGATCACCACCCTGCTGATTCCGGATGAAAACGATTCCGAACAGGAGCTGGAGGCGCTGACGCAGTGGGTGGTGGAGAAGCTGGGGCCGGACGTGCCACTGCATTTCTCGGCCTTCCATCCCGATTGGAAGATGCTGAACAAGAGCGCCACGCCGCCCGCGACGCTGCTCGAGGCGCGGCGGATCGCCATGAAGAACGGTGTGCGCTATGCCTACGTCGGCAACATTCATCACAAAGAAGGCGACAGCACTTACTGCCACCACTGCGGACAGATGCTGATCGGCCGCGACTGGTACGAGCTGTCGGAATGGAACCTCACGCCGGAAGGCCGCTGCAACCGCTGCGGCACGCGCTGTGCCGGCGTGTTCGAGGCCGCGCCGGGCGACTGGGGCGCGAAGCGCATGCCCGTCAGCATGGCCGGTCGTGGCTGACGGCCGCCCCCTTCAATCAAACCGAAAGAGGATCCGCCCATGAAGCTCTACTATTTCCCCGGCGCCTGTTCCCTGGCGCCCCACATCGTGCTGCGCGAAGCGGGCCTGGATTTTGAACTGGAGAACGTCGATCTCGGCACCAAGAAAACCTCGGCCGGCGCCGATTTCCTCCAGGTCAACCCCAAGGGCTACGTACCGGCATTGCAGCTGGACGACGGTCAGGTACTGACCGAGGATCAGGTCATCCTGCAATATCTCGCGGACCTGAAGCCCGAGGCTGGTCTTATGCCGCCGGCGGGTATGTTCGAGCGTTACCGTCTGCTGGAATGGCTGGCCTTCATCTCTACCGAGATCCACAAGACCTTCGGGCCGTTCTGGAATCCGGAATCGCCCGAGGCCAGCAAGGAAATCGCGCTCGCTCTGCTGTCGCGGCGGTTGGACTACGTGGAAGACCGGCTGGAAGCGGGCGGTCCCTGGCTGATGGGAGAGCCCTACAGCATCGCCGACGCATATCTCTTCACCGTGCTGGGCTGGTGCGAACACCTCAAAATCGACCTCTCGAAATGGCCGCGCATCCTCGCCTACCTTGAGCGGAACCAGGCGCGGGCGGCGGTTCAGGCTGCGATGAAGGCCGAAGGGCTGATCCAATAATTCACGCCGGCCGGAATAGGTTTCCGCGGCGCTTGCCAATGCAGAGGGGATATGTCGACATTCGATCGAGGATACGCGCGGCTGTCGCTCGAAATTTGCCGCTATACCTATGCCAAAGCGTTCGCTCTCGCCTCCGAGGAAGGCGATGCGCTCCAGTGGATCGAGCAGCAAGGGCACAAACCCGATCCGGCCTCCTTGGCGCCCCTACGAGGAGGGGACACATCGGTGGCGTGCGTATTCCGGTATCCGGACAAGAATATCGTTTCCTACATGGGTACCAAGACCGAGTTCAACAACGCCGTGAACGCCAAAGATTCGATCGAGGATTGGCTCAAGAATTTCCGGGCGGCACCGGTGCCGTTCAAACTCGGCAAAGAACATCTCGGATTGGACCATGAGGTGGAGCTCCCCGGCAGAGTCCACGCGGGATTCCTGTCCGAATTGAAAGCCGTCCAGCCCGAAGTCATTGACGTGTTATTGAAAAACGGTGGCAAAGACAAGCCCTTGTATCTCACGGGACACAGTCAGGGCGGCGCTGAAGCCACGCTAGCGACACCGGCATTGCTCGCCGCCGGATTCAAGGTCGCGGCCACTTACACGTTCGCCGCACCGCGCTCTGGTGACCAGACCTTCGCCGATGCGGTTCCGGTCGCGTTTCCGTTCCACCGTATAGAATTCGGCGACGACATCGTACCCCACGTGCCGCCGACACTGCTGAGCAGGTGGGTAAAGATGCTCGTGACTATCCCGAGGTATTTGCCTTTGAAGCGCTTTGGTGTTCCGGTCAAGGTAAACGAGTTCCTGGAACTGAGCGTCAACGACCTGGGCTACGTGGGCGTCGGACGTTTGTGCTACGGCAACCCTGAAGGCGGCAAGTTCCACGTAGACATGCGCCTCCGCCAGGAGGCCTCGCTACTGCAGGGGCGCTTGACACGCCTACTCCGGCATCCGGCCCACTGGGCCGAGCACCACCACCTCGCCGGGACGAAGGCCGATGTTGACGCCGGCAGGAAAGGCAATTACACCGCCTTGGTCAGTGATTTCCCTCTCGTCGCTGGCTGATAGCCATCACACCCTATTTCGCTGGAGGCCGTTCCTATGAACGATAATGCTCCCTTTACGATCGGAAACACCGATAAACTGGGTTTGGCTCTGTCCGGCGGAGGATTTCGAGCCGCGCTGTTCCATCTCGGCGTTCTGGCAAAAATGGCAGAGCTCGATTTATTGCGGCATGTGCAGATACTCTCTACCGTGTCCGGCGGTTCGATCATCGGCGCGATGTATTATTTGAAGGTGAAACAATTGCTGGAACACAAGCGCACGGATGGGGTTATACCGTCGACACCCGGAGCCTACGTCAAGATGGTCCAGGAGCTGGAAACCGAATTCTTGAATGGGGTCCAGACCAATTTACGCATGCGGGCCCTGCTGAATCCCATCAAGAATGCGAAGATGTTCATTAGCGATGATTATTCGCGCAGCGACCGTATGTCGGAGTTATATAACGAAACATTTTACCGCCCCATCCAAAGACCGGGGAAAGAGACCTTGCGGGACTGGCTGCAAGATGCACTGAGCATCAAAGATTGCAGAGACATATTTCTCAAAGACCTAAAAATCATCCCCAAGGGCGAACAGCCCGGATTCGATATTGCCTTGTATAACCTGGCTGCCGAGCACAAGATTCCTGTATTGAATATCAACGCCACGACGCTGAACTCCGGCGACAACTGGGTGTTTACGGCATCCTACGTCGGCGGGATTTCATCGGAGCGCTATCCGAAAACAAGTTTTGCCAACCCCAATGACATTAACTTATCACCTGAGCAAAACAACAAGCGTGCGGCCATACTGAACAGGCTGACCCTATCCGATGCGGTTGCGGCATCCGCCTGCGTGCCGGCGTTATTTGCTCCGTTTGCGATTCACGATTTATACGGAGAAAAAGACGTCATCGAATTGGTGGATGGCGGTGTGTTCGACAACCAGGGCTTGACGGCGCTTTATGATGGAAAATGTACCCACATCATATGCAGCGATGCAAGCGGGCAGCTGCACCATGACCGCAGCCCCGCAAGCGGTATGGCTTCCGTATTCATGCGTTCAAACGATGTGTTGATGAAGCGGGTGAGAGACCTGATCGTCCACGAACTGGACATGAAGACGGGCGGTAACCCCGTTGATACGCGTTTCTGGCATCTCAGGGATGGCTTTGGCGGCACGCCGTATTTTCGGAGTTTCTCTCCGCCTCCCGACGGCAGCGACTACAATCAGACCGGTGCAGACCACGGGCAAATCTATCTGCTCTCGGCGATACGTACCGATCTGGATGCCTTCGCCGATATCGAAGCCAACGCTCTGATGTATGATGGCTATTGCTTGTGTGATAGATTTCTTAACCAATCCGAAGGCTTGAAGAAGCCGCCGCCTTTCCCGTGGCGTTTTTATTCCGTCATGGCGAGTTCCGTGCTGGATAGCCGTAGACTCACCCATTGCCTTGCCGTGGGCGGCGATATGTTTTTCAAGCTGTTCCGCTTGACGGATACGAAAGGGAAATTGCTGGGGGCGGGATTGGGGCTGGCCGTCCTGCTGGGTATATGGGCTTTCGTCTATCAAACATTGAACGTCTATGCCGATCAAATCGATGGAGTATTGCGTGCACCTGGGTGGACGGCCGCCGTCCTGGTCGTTGGACTGGCGGGATGGATGCTCAGGAATAAGCTGCCGCGTCCTGTGCAGCATTGGCAGAAATGGATTGCCGAGGGCGTTAGGACGGTGCGTACCGGAAACGTGTGGGGCCTTGTTTACCCCCTCGCCGTCGTTGGCAGTCTGGCTTCCATCGTGGCCTTTTTTTATCTGAAAGTGATTAATCCAAGGTATCTGAAGCTTGGCCGATGAGCTCCACGGCTATAACCATTTAACATACCGGCACGTTCATGTTGATAACCTTCGAGAGCAAAGTCGGGCGGGTGACGATGTTCGGCGACGTCGCCCTGCAGCTGCTTAGGATG
This genomic window contains:
- a CDS encoding Na/Pi symporter, encoding MASLDQLILNLGLFFLGLRLVGQSLSELGGGGFRHSVRAATHTPPRASLLGVMIGALTQSATAVTFILASMLGSGLIKPPAARLAVVWSNVGLTALTFLAVIDIHPLVAYFVGGAGIALGSVRLKPWSTIAAALLGVGLLLLALENIGAEAAPLKNEPWFRQGLDAARDSPWVAFVCGFGAAALLQSNAGATMLVITLCGAGAMPVSAALPMIYGSNLGAIPLRAMLALGLKGDAIRLVRTEDLFCLVSGLLMMALFVGERCGVPLVGALSAALTASSSGQLAVAFLFSNLLPALVLSPFLSTCARLLDRFWPPAPEKMLGEPAFLSSHALADPSTALDLLAKELGRLLGSVRVAPRRLDRGEPSADPDTDLLGPEFVRLAAAIETFCLKLALRDGLGPPETVRLHRFRTALAIVWHIAEACAEFSLHLDTVPEPVGAVAHPLRIRLEHLLALAAAAVASLDLAGIAEFRAQTRRHGEPITALRQAYADGLAALETEQSIEAGILDTDFELCIWLLHRLAKLLPALVSRPVAGALM
- the amrA gene encoding AmmeMemoRadiSam system protein A, coding for MSSNQGTCPLEPGHRRYLLDLARASIRHGLTTGCPLPVELADLPPQLMERRATFVTLKKGDALRGCIGCLEAIKPLAVDVADNAFSAAFRDPRFPPVTAEEVDALALHISLLTPPQPMSFSSERDLIRQLKPGVDGLILQEGPLRGTFLPSVWEALPRPAAFLRQLKLKTGLPEDYWSDTLKVFRYGAETIE
- the amrB gene encoding AmmeMemoRadiSam system protein B, with the translated sequence MRSVRAPAVAGLFYPADRRQLHAMLQGLLGEAKAVGRPPKALIAPHAGYVYSGPVAANAYALLKPLRHSIRRVVLLGPSHRVAFRGLALSSAQSFSTPLGEIPLDLKAQAALTALPFVQILDQAHMLEHSLEVHLPFLQEVLEDFKLVPIVVGDAEPGQVAEAIDLVWGGDETLIVASSDLSHYHDYATARRMDRATSDAIESLQPEDIGFEDACGRLPIAGLLIAARRRGLSAKTVDLRNSGDTAGSKDSVVGYGAYVIESGHLPA
- the amrS gene encoding AmmeMemoRadiSam system radical SAM enzyme, with protein sequence MDTNTDAVEAFPTRFWHLLEDGRVQCDVCPRFCKLHEGQRGLCFVRGNVGGKVVLLSYGRSSGFCVDPIEKKPLNHFLPGTPVFSFGTAGCNLACKFCQNWDISKSREMDSLLDRASPEAIARTAKALGCRSVAYTYNDPVIFHEYTIDTARACRELGIKSVAVSAGYQCAEPRAEFYRYMDAANIDLKAFTEDFYHRICGGHLQPVLETLEYIKHETQVWLEITTLLIPDENDSEQELEALTQWVVEKLGPDVPLHFSAFHPDWKMLNKSATPPATLLEARRIAMKNGVRYAYVGNIHHKEGDSTYCHHCGQMLIGRDWYELSEWNLTPEGRCNRCGTRCAGVFEAAPGDWGAKRMPVSMAGRG
- the gstA gene encoding glutathione transferase GstA; translated protein: MKLYYFPGACSLAPHIVLREAGLDFELENVDLGTKKTSAGADFLQVNPKGYVPALQLDDGQVLTEDQVILQYLADLKPEAGLMPPAGMFERYRLLEWLAFISTEIHKTFGPFWNPESPEASKEIALALLSRRLDYVEDRLEAGGPWLMGEPYSIADAYLFTVLGWCEHLKIDLSKWPRILAYLERNQARAAVQAAMKAEGLIQ
- a CDS encoding lipase family protein, translated to MSTFDRGYARLSLEICRYTYAKAFALASEEGDALQWIEQQGHKPDPASLAPLRGGDTSVACVFRYPDKNIVSYMGTKTEFNNAVNAKDSIEDWLKNFRAAPVPFKLGKEHLGLDHEVELPGRVHAGFLSELKAVQPEVIDVLLKNGGKDKPLYLTGHSQGGAEATLATPALLAAGFKVAATYTFAAPRSGDQTFADAVPVAFPFHRIEFGDDIVPHVPPTLLSRWVKMLVTIPRYLPLKRFGVPVKVNEFLELSVNDLGYVGVGRLCYGNPEGGKFHVDMRLRQEASLLQGRLTRLLRHPAHWAEHHHLAGTKADVDAGRKGNYTALVSDFPLVAG
- a CDS encoding patatin-like phospholipase family protein gives rise to the protein MNDNAPFTIGNTDKLGLALSGGGFRAALFHLGVLAKMAELDLLRHVQILSTVSGGSIIGAMYYLKVKQLLEHKRTDGVIPSTPGAYVKMVQELETEFLNGVQTNLRMRALLNPIKNAKMFISDDYSRSDRMSELYNETFYRPIQRPGKETLRDWLQDALSIKDCRDIFLKDLKIIPKGEQPGFDIALYNLAAEHKIPVLNINATTLNSGDNWVFTASYVGGISSERYPKTSFANPNDINLSPEQNNKRAAILNRLTLSDAVAASACVPALFAPFAIHDLYGEKDVIELVDGGVFDNQGLTALYDGKCTHIICSDASGQLHHDRSPASGMASVFMRSNDVLMKRVRDLIVHELDMKTGGNPVDTRFWHLRDGFGGTPYFRSFSPPPDGSDYNQTGADHGQIYLLSAIRTDLDAFADIEANALMYDGYCLCDRFLNQSEGLKKPPPFPWRFYSVMASSVLDSRRLTHCLAVGGDMFFKLFRLTDTKGKLLGAGLGLAVLLGIWAFVYQTLNVYADQIDGVLRAPGWTAAVLVVGLAGWMLRNKLPRPVQHWQKWIAEGVRTVRTGNVWGLVYPLAVVGSLASIVAFFYLKVINPRYLKLGR